The following proteins come from a genomic window of Brevibacillus antibioticus:
- a CDS encoding undecaprenyl-diphosphate phosphatase: MGLWEAFVAIVLGLVEGLTEFAPVSSTGHMIIVDDFLFQTKDLFSPEVANTFKIVIQLGSILAVVVVMWARFMSLLGLNRLAGKREIPAGPRLNLVTVIVGLIPAGILGVLFDDYIDEYLFSTKTVVIGLVLGALLMLAADWFRPRRAKIESVDQITYKQAFLVGLIQCFSLWPGFSRSGSTISGGVLLGMSHRAAADFTFIMAVPIMAGASFLSLLKRWDAITMDSIPFFVVGFISAFVFALLSIRFFLKLINRIKLTPFAIYRLVLAAVIYFVFM; the protein is encoded by the coding sequence TTGGGTCTCTGGGAAGCTTTTGTTGCGATTGTGCTGGGGCTAGTGGAAGGTTTAACTGAGTTTGCCCCTGTTTCCTCTACGGGTCACATGATTATCGTGGATGATTTTTTGTTCCAAACGAAGGATTTGTTTTCACCTGAAGTGGCCAACACCTTCAAAATTGTCATTCAGCTCGGCTCGATTTTGGCTGTTGTGGTTGTGATGTGGGCTCGGTTCATGAGCTTGCTCGGCCTCAACAGACTGGCTGGTAAGCGTGAGATTCCGGCAGGACCTCGGCTGAATTTGGTTACGGTTATTGTCGGTTTGATTCCTGCGGGGATTCTGGGTGTTCTGTTTGACGACTACATCGATGAGTATTTGTTCTCGACGAAGACTGTGGTAATCGGTCTGGTGCTGGGCGCTTTGCTCATGTTGGCTGCTGATTGGTTCCGACCAAGACGTGCCAAGATCGAGTCGGTTGACCAAATTACGTACAAGCAAGCGTTTCTGGTCGGACTTATTCAATGCTTCTCTCTGTGGCCTGGCTTTTCCCGTTCGGGTTCCACGATCTCGGGGGGCGTACTGTTGGGCATGAGCCATCGGGCGGCGGCAGACTTCACGTTTATTATGGCCGTGCCGATCATGGCGGGCGCGAGCTTTTTGTCGCTGTTGAAGCGTTGGGATGCGATTACGATGGACAGCATTCCGTTTTTCGTCGTCGGTTTTATTAGCGCGTTTGTGTTTGCGCTTCTGTCGATCCGTTTCTTCTTGAAGCTGATTAACCGAATTAAGCTGACACCGTTTGCGATTTACCGCTTGGTGCTGGCAGCAGTTATTTACTTTGTGTTTATGTAA
- a CDS encoding SMR family transporter gives MPSIVLIIISVILSACGQVAMKMGASSLTSNNDMLLLKFLHYFTNLPIMVGLALYGLSAFIWIAALEKVQLSYAYPMAALGYVLVAVMSFLIFNEPLSLTRIVGLAIIVVGVVVISQS, from the coding sequence ATGCCATCCATTGTTCTAATCATCATTTCCGTGATCCTCAGTGCGTGTGGACAAGTCGCGATGAAGATGGGCGCATCCTCGCTCACCAGCAACAATGACATGCTGCTACTGAAGTTCCTGCACTATTTCACGAACCTGCCGATTATGGTGGGACTTGCGCTTTACGGGCTTTCTGCGTTTATCTGGATTGCTGCGCTGGAAAAGGTGCAGCTCTCCTATGCTTATCCCATGGCAGCACTCGGATACGTGTTGGTAGCTGTAATGTCCTTCTTGATCTTCAACGAACCGTTGTCCCTTACACGTATTGTCGGTCTGGCGATTATCGTCGTGGGCGTCGTCGTCATTTCTCAGTCATAA
- a CDS encoding polysaccharide deacetylase family protein has product MGKTTSDVLDYRKKDRNKFIKTLIQFAILVVLGVMLFNAVFDWKKYEEPNKASWTNEKGFITISYFGVGRSGTPKLVAKKQLDEQLQALYDQGYQTISQQDILDFYKKKKPLPDKALFLAFEDGRNDSSLFAQPLLEKYNFKATALSYGNKMGNSENKFLQPEDMKKMMETGFWELGSNGYRLTYINVFDDQGNFIGVKDESELTNKTKVGYYNHYLMDFVRDSNMIPMEDRSKMEARINEDYKLMNDTYMDQLGFVPGAYMIMHANTLYSGMNRLVADANDVNIKKYFTMHFNREGTAYNDSEGDLYNLTRVQPEPYWYTNHLLMRIQKDTDEKIRFVRGDEEQAKEWDRLGGTAQFMEDQIVLTSPAAGSGMLYLKNSDSQKDIKLSAKLEGNVIGKQSIYLRDDREKGSFVRVVLHDNELRVEQKKEKGEVQELYKSELSQVIWNPEDLTFDRASVYTREQGESGAPELEKYPINIKNTRPMEITVQGDRLSVSVDETLLLDKQQIDPSISSGGVALGAAYSEVNKKDDIYDGVFADVKIESLAQPNGEQQMLFSNVQTGLAGVVSSIKKAISAAMDWVIDTF; this is encoded by the coding sequence ATGGGGAAAACGACGAGCGATGTCTTGGACTATCGGAAAAAAGATCGCAATAAATTCATCAAGACGCTGATCCAGTTTGCTATCCTAGTCGTCTTGGGCGTCATGTTATTCAATGCCGTATTTGATTGGAAGAAGTACGAGGAACCGAATAAAGCGAGCTGGACGAATGAAAAAGGCTTTATCACTATCTCCTATTTTGGCGTGGGTCGTTCGGGTACACCGAAGCTGGTAGCCAAGAAGCAATTGGACGAGCAGCTTCAGGCGCTTTACGATCAAGGCTATCAAACGATTTCGCAACAAGATATCTTGGACTTTTACAAAAAAAAGAAGCCACTTCCTGACAAGGCCCTGTTCCTAGCCTTTGAAGATGGCCGCAACGATTCGAGCTTGTTTGCCCAGCCGCTTTTGGAGAAGTACAACTTCAAAGCAACAGCATTGTCTTACGGCAACAAGATGGGGAACAGCGAGAACAAATTTCTGCAACCGGAAGACATGAAAAAAATGATGGAAACTGGCTTCTGGGAGCTAGGTTCCAACGGCTATCGGTTGACGTATATCAATGTGTTTGATGATCAGGGCAATTTCATCGGGGTAAAGGATGAGAGTGAATTAACGAACAAAACAAAGGTAGGCTACTACAACCACTACTTGATGGACTTTGTCCGGGACAGTAATATGATCCCGATGGAAGACAGAAGCAAGATGGAAGCGAGAATCAACGAAGACTACAAGCTGATGAATGATACGTATATGGATCAATTGGGCTTTGTCCCGGGTGCCTATATGATCATGCATGCGAACACCTTGTATAGCGGCATGAATCGCCTGGTAGCGGATGCGAACGACGTGAATATCAAAAAGTATTTTACGATGCACTTTAACCGGGAAGGAACCGCCTACAACGACAGCGAGGGCGATCTGTACAACCTGACCCGCGTGCAGCCAGAGCCGTACTGGTACACCAATCATTTGTTGATGCGCATCCAAAAAGACACCGACGAGAAGATTCGCTTCGTTCGCGGCGATGAAGAGCAAGCCAAAGAGTGGGACCGTCTCGGTGGCACCGCGCAATTTATGGAGGATCAGATCGTCTTGACCTCTCCAGCTGCTGGCTCTGGCATGTTATATTTAAAAAACAGCGACAGTCAGAAGGATATCAAGCTTTCTGCCAAGCTGGAAGGGAATGTAATCGGCAAACAGTCCATTTATTTGCGCGATGATCGGGAAAAAGGCAGCTTTGTTCGGGTTGTCCTGCATGATAATGAGCTGCGCGTCGAGCAGAAGAAGGAAAAAGGAGAAGTTCAGGAGCTATACAAGTCGGAATTGAGCCAAGTGATTTGGAATCCTGAGGATTTGACCTTCGACCGTGCCTCTGTTTATACGAGAGAGCAGGGCGAGTCAGGTGCTCCCGAGCTGGAAAAATACCCGATCAACATTAAAAATACGCGCCCAATGGAAATTACTGTTCAAGGCGACCGTCTCAGTGTTTCCGTGGACGAGACACTGCTCTTGGACAAGCAACAGATCGACCCAAGCATTAGCAGCGGTGGTGTTGCATTGGGAGCGGCCTACAGTGAAGTGAACAAAAAGGACGACATTTATGACGGGGTGTTTGCGGACGTAAAGATAGAGTCCTTGGCGCAACCGAATGGTGAGCAGCAGATGCTGTTCAGCAATGTGCAGACAGGGCTTGCAGGAGTCGTCAGTTCGATCAAGAAAGCTATTTCTGCCGCAATGGATTGGGTCATCGACACCTTTTAA
- a CDS encoding glycosyl hydrolase family 18 protein, giving the protein MSNIKKRSIILTALLIVVCVILVWYMMKWNDTDSLESVDAANNTTELSAWVVDWQWESGLEDFRRMTDGLSSVQVFAAYFDENDKLHFTDRMTKAMPAIKEASKQGSYVDLDLTIVNDRLNSDGTQVQKDPSIVSRLMATDASRTKHIMEIKNAVIQNGFHGLEIDYERIDEKDWDNFLTFIHTLYQHMEQEGKSLRIVLEPRAPIEDLALPKGPTYVMMAYNLYGTSTEPGPKADHPFIEELAHRMKKVPGDKVMALSVGGFDWASDGKVTALTEKQAADLAVSSIEPPKRDNASGSLYFDYMGEDGKKHTVWYADEETLSQWVAVAKKAGIEKIALWRLGDMGEGTLQYVNR; this is encoded by the coding sequence GTGTCAAACATCAAGAAACGATCGATCATTTTGACAGCGCTTCTGATAGTAGTGTGTGTCATTCTCGTATGGTACATGATGAAATGGAATGATACCGATAGCTTGGAGAGTGTAGATGCGGCTAACAACACGACGGAATTGTCTGCCTGGGTGGTAGACTGGCAGTGGGAATCCGGTTTGGAGGATTTCCGCAGGATGACGGATGGCTTGTCCAGTGTGCAGGTCTTCGCGGCGTATTTTGATGAAAATGACAAGCTGCACTTTACTGATCGCATGACCAAGGCGATGCCTGCGATCAAGGAGGCATCGAAGCAGGGCAGCTATGTCGACCTCGATTTAACTATTGTGAATGATCGTCTTAACAGTGATGGTACGCAGGTTCAAAAGGACCCGTCGATTGTCAGCCGGCTTATGGCGACAGATGCAAGCCGTACCAAGCACATTATGGAGATCAAGAATGCCGTGATCCAGAATGGCTTTCATGGTTTAGAGATCGATTATGAGAGAATTGACGAGAAAGACTGGGACAACTTCCTTACCTTTATCCATACCTTGTATCAGCATATGGAGCAGGAGGGAAAGTCGCTTCGCATCGTATTGGAGCCGCGCGCGCCGATTGAAGACTTGGCATTGCCAAAGGGCCCTACTTACGTCATGATGGCTTATAATTTGTACGGTACGAGTACAGAGCCGGGCCCTAAAGCCGATCATCCATTTATTGAAGAGCTTGCCCATCGAATGAAAAAGGTGCCGGGTGACAAGGTCATGGCCCTGTCTGTAGGCGGATTTGACTGGGCTAGTGATGGAAAAGTGACGGCCTTAACGGAAAAGCAGGCAGCAGACCTTGCTGTGTCCAGTATCGAGCCGCCAAAAAGGGATAATGCGAGCGGCAGTCTGTACTTTGACTATATGGGTGAAGACGGCAAAAAGCATACAGTCTGGTATGCGGATGAAGAAACGCTGTCTCAATGGGTTGCGGTTGCAAAGAAAGCGGGTATTGAGAAAATCGCGCTTTGGCGACTTGGTGACATGGGGGAAGGGACATTGCAATATGTGAATCGGTAG
- a CDS encoding divergent PAP2 family protein translates to MFYAVAPFIGWLVSGITKFLINYLRFGSRAKEMVGNGGFPSTHTTVMVTTVFLIGLQEGFTHPAFGLGVAVTFIVIIDATGLRRAVGKHAEALNKLAKEHPDVFPTKPLRESMGHTRWEIAGGLVLGVLLATVLHLLAANLPNLIG, encoded by the coding sequence ATGTTTTATGCGGTAGCGCCGTTTATCGGCTGGCTTGTGTCCGGAATAACCAAATTTTTGATTAATTACCTTCGTTTTGGGTCCCGGGCCAAAGAAATGGTCGGAAACGGTGGGTTTCCCAGCACGCACACAACCGTTATGGTCACGACTGTGTTTTTGATTGGCTTGCAGGAGGGCTTTACTCATCCTGCATTCGGGCTGGGTGTGGCTGTGACATTTATAGTGATCATCGACGCGACCGGATTGCGCAGAGCGGTAGGAAAACATGCAGAGGCACTCAACAAGCTCGCAAAGGAACATCCGGACGTGTTTCCTACCAAGCCTTTGCGCGAAAGCATGGGACATACCAGATGGGAAATTGCCGGGGGTCTAGTGCTCGGGGTACTGCTTGCGACCGTATTGCATCTGCTGGCAGCGAACCTCCCTAACCTCATTGGCTAG
- a CDS encoding helix-turn-helix domain-containing protein: MCECRRNSNLSFAKLEARTGVSRGVLQKLESGNTEHAAFKTVKALESVLGYTFEVIIQIYRP; encoded by the coding sequence GTGTGTGAATGCCGAAGAAATAGCAACCTCTCTTTCGCTAAGTTGGAGGCCAGAACTGGTGTCAGTAGGGGTGTACTCCAAAAATTAGAGAGTGGGAACACAGAACACGCTGCATTTAAAACAGTGAAAGCATTAGAATCGGTTTTGGGGTATACGTTTGAAGTAATTATCCAAATATATAGACCGTGA
- a CDS encoding OsmC family protein — protein sequence MPVETFKATAHLQKGMVVKASSRNFEITIDEPKSLGGTDTGMNPVELVLSALGACQSIVARVYAKKFQIQLDDFWVEVEGDLDTDGFMNKSDVRRGYSEIRYTFHIKTDAPREQVESFVEFLEQTCPVGDTIGNPVTLKLNGIVIEKPSEIKAND from the coding sequence ATGCCTGTTGAAACATTCAAAGCAACTGCACATCTACAGAAGGGAATGGTTGTGAAGGCCAGTTCCAGAAATTTCGAGATAACGATCGATGAACCGAAAAGCTTGGGGGGAACGGATACTGGGATGAACCCGGTTGAACTGGTACTCTCCGCATTAGGCGCCTGCCAATCTATCGTTGCTAGAGTCTATGCCAAGAAGTTTCAGATTCAACTGGACGATTTTTGGGTGGAAGTCGAAGGCGATCTCGATACGGATGGCTTCATGAACAAATCTGATGTCCGACGCGGGTATTCTGAAATCCGATACACCTTTCATATCAAAACGGATGCCCCTAGAGAGCAAGTGGAGTCTTTTGTGGAGTTCTTGGAACAGACATGCCCGGTTGGAGATACGATTGGGAATCCTGTCACTCTTAAATTAAACGGTATTGTTATTGAAAAACCGAGCGAGATAAAGGCGAATGATTAA
- a CDS encoding decaprenyl-phosphate phosphoribosyltransferase, which produces MGATSNSVKVDVKTTPRVRQNMVYLLVKQLRPHQWTKNLLVFAALLFSLHKVSPDVIGKSVLAFLLFCFVSGCVYILNDFVDIKNDRNHPEKQFRPMASGALPPALALAFGAFLLLGSLFSAYYFDRLFALVLFVYFVLNVTYSLKLKHVVILDVMIISAGFVLRAIGGSLMIQTPFTPWFLLCTMLLALFLAISKRRHELILLQQDKGTHRKVLDSYSSELLNQLNTIVTTMTIISYSLFTFTSGRTIHLMWTIPLVIFGIFRYLYLITVAGQGGSPEKVLLQDKPILITVFLYVVMVAGIIYVFELK; this is translated from the coding sequence ATGGGGGCAACATCAAATTCTGTTAAAGTTGACGTCAAAACAACGCCACGCGTTCGACAAAATATGGTCTACCTATTAGTGAAGCAGCTTCGTCCACATCAATGGACGAAAAACTTGCTTGTCTTTGCTGCCTTGCTATTTTCCTTGCACAAAGTAAGTCCGGATGTCATTGGAAAATCAGTACTGGCTTTCCTGCTGTTTTGTTTTGTATCCGGTTGTGTCTACATCCTCAATGATTTTGTCGATATCAAAAATGACCGAAATCACCCGGAAAAACAGTTCCGGCCCATGGCGTCTGGTGCATTACCGCCAGCGTTAGCATTAGCATTCGGTGCGTTTTTGCTTCTGGGTTCCCTTTTTAGTGCTTATTACTTTGACCGATTATTCGCGCTCGTCCTGTTCGTTTACTTTGTGCTCAACGTCACTTACTCGCTGAAGCTGAAGCATGTGGTCATTCTGGATGTCATGATTATCTCAGCCGGTTTTGTTTTGCGTGCCATCGGTGGAAGTCTGATGATCCAAACGCCGTTCACGCCGTGGTTTTTGCTCTGTACGATGCTGCTCGCGCTGTTTTTGGCCATCAGCAAACGTCGCCACGAGCTGATTTTGTTGCAGCAGGATAAAGGAACGCATCGCAAAGTGCTCGACAGTTATTCATCCGAACTGTTGAATCAGTTGAATACGATCGTGACGACCATGACAATCATCAGCTATTCCTTGTTCACTTTTACTTCAGGACGCACGATTCACTTGATGTGGACCATTCCGCTCGTGATCTTTGGTATTTTCCGTTACCTGTATTTGATCACCGTTGCAGGCCAGGGTGGCAGTCCGGAAAAAGTTTTGTTGCAGGACAAGCCGATTCTCATTACGGTGTTCCTGTATGTTGTCATGGTAGCCGGGATTATTTACGTATTTGAATTAAAATAA